GAGAAGCTTGAGAAATTCAGCGTGATGCAGGCTCTTTCCGCCCTGGAGCGCTGTGATCTCGCGCTGTTGCTCATTGATGCCGGCGAGGGAATAACGGAGCAGGATACCAAGGTCATCGGTTATGCATTTGACCGGGGCAGGGCGTGTATTGTGGTGATCAACAAGTGGGACCTGGTCAAAGGTGACAAAAAGAGGCAGGATTGGATAAAAGATGATGTCGACAAGGCGACCCGGTTCATCGGGTATGCCCCTTCTTTAACGCTCTCCGCCCTTTCCGGTAAGGGAGTCGGCAGTATATTCCCGGCAATCAGAGGTGTTTTTGAACAGTTCTCCCTGGAATTCACCACCAATCGGCTCAACAAGGTTTTGCAGCAGGCCGTGGAGGAACATAACCCTCCCATGCACAAAGGCCGCAGGCTGAAGTTCTACTACGTGACCCAGGTTGCCACCCGTCCGCCGACCTTTGTTCTTTTTGTGAACTATCCGAAGGGTGTCCATTTTTCCTACTACCGCTTCCTGGCCAATCGCTTCAGGGATGGTCTCGGTCTTGACAAATCTCCTCTCAGGTTGATCATGCGAGAGAGGGAAAGAAAAAAGTATGGCTGATCTTTTACGGATCATAAGCGCTGTAGAAAGCTCTGAGCCTCCCGCACACGATGGAGAAATAAGTTGCTGCAGCGCAACCGATGATCCGGTCAGTAAAGAAAATCTCGCCCGAAATGAATTATTCAAATTTGCCCGCCAGCGATTGCCGCGGGTTCTTGGGACCGTGGACGCTGATTCGCCATCCCCGGAACTTCATTGCCGTCTCACTTCTTCCGACAAAAGAATTGTCCAAAAATTCTGGCAGGACAGCATCGCGCTGCCGAATATTCTGTCCTGCTGCAACCTGATAAAAGAACATTTCATCAAGATTGTTTTTGATTCCGGTAAAGATCCGGTCACTGTCCGCTCAGCTATTCTCGCTACCGAAGGTTTTTTCGCCGGTCTGGTCGACGGAGTCGTCAGGGAATGGCTCCGGCATCAGAACCAGTGGTATCACCGGGAGCGCCAGGAGAGCAGGCGCTTTATCCTGCGGGAGAAAAAACGATATGCCACGGTCTTCTACCGGATGAGTGAGCCGGCTTTTGTGGTTGATGAGAAGCTTCGCTTTATCGATGTCAATCCAGCCTTCACCTCTTTTTTCGGCTTAAAACCGAGAGCCGTGCTTGGTTCGACCTGCGGTTCAATAATCGGCGGGAAGTTCTGTGATGACTGCCCCCTTGAGGAGATGATCCAAACCGGTGGCTCTTTTTCAAACTTTGAAATCGAGATCACGGTGCCGGTTCAAGGGGGCAAAGATTCGGAAACCAGGACCGTCAGGCTCGGTGGAAGTTCTCTCGGGGTTATTGAAGACGGGGGGCGGGGCGGCATTGTAATTCTTGAGGATATTACCAGCTACAAAAGATTTGAAGCGGCCTTGCGTGAGAGCGAAGAGAAATATCGTTCCTTAATCGAAAATCTCCCCGATGTGACCTGGCGCGCCGACCGGGCAGGACGTCTGATCTTCGCCAGTCCAAATCTGGAGAAAATCTGCCATACCGCGATGCATCGTCTTCTCGGCAGAGACCGGTTTGAGAGGGTGCATGAGGACGATATTGAACAGGTGCGGGAAGCCTATGAGCTGTTATTTGCCTCAGGTGCAAGATATGACATCAAGTACCGGTTCAGAGGGGATGATGACGCCTGGATATGGCTTCATGACCGGGCCGATAAGGTCATCGAGGTTGAAGGAGAGCAGGTTGCAGACGGTCTTTTGTGGGATGTTTCGGAACTCCAGAGTATCGAAGAAGAGCTTGATGACTATCGGTGCTGGCTTGAGGATTTCGTCGATGAAAGAACGGAAGAGCTTCTAGAGGCAAACGAGAGGCTCAAGGTGGAAATATCGGAGCGGAAACAGATCGAGATGGAGCTGGTCCGGATGACCGCGTCCCTGAAAAGGTCCAATGCCGAACTGGAGCAGTTTGCCCACGTCGCCTCTCATGACTTGAAAGAACCTCTGATGCTGGTCACGGCTTTTGCAGAGAAATTACTGCATCGATATTCCCTGGCGCTTGACGAACGGGGCAATGAATATCTGAAACGGATCGTCAAGGCGGCCAGGCAATCCCGGGAACTTGTTGATGCGCTGCTGGAGATGTCCAGAGTAACCACAAGTACAAGGGTCTTTGAGTCACTTGATATGGATGAACTGGTCAGGGATGTGGTCGCTGATCTGGAAGAAATGATCAGGGATGCCGATGCAAGGATCAGTATTGAGATTCATCACCGACTGGACGGGGATCCGGTGCAGATCCGGCAGCTTTTCCAGAATATGATTGTCAATGCGATTAAATATCGCCGGGAAGATGTGCCGTTGTCGGTCTGCATCAAAAGCCGTACAGTTGAGAAGGGAGTCTGTGAAATTACGGTTGACGACAATGGGATCGGTTTTGATCCGGGAGATCAGAACAGGATTTTTGACCCTTTTGTCCGGCTGCATGGCAAGGGAAAATATGAGGGGAGCGGGGTGGGGCTTACCACCTGCAAAAAGATTGTGCATCGCCACGGTGGTGATATTTTTGCGAAAACCAATGACAAAGGCGGCGCCCTCTTTGTTATCCGCCTGCCGATGCCCCGCCAGGATTGACCTGTTTCCACCGGGTCATCCGCCAAAGGATTTATCCTCCCCCGTTTCGGATGCCTTCCGCCCACTCTTCAGGTGTTGAACATGCACAGCGAAAGGCATTTCCCGCAGCTCGAAGTCTGCGCTATCTGCTGCGGGGTTAGTGAGCGAATCTGATGCAGGCAACCCTCCTCCAGAGACTCTCCGTGGCTCGAAGTCCGGCTCTTACCTGCTGCGGGGAGCATCAATTTTGCCGGTTTCGTAAAAGCACGAGACGAGCGGCCAGCGCCTCTCTTTCTTTGATCTGTCGTTGGCCAATCTTGACGTATGTGACTTTATAAGAATTTATCAATTTTCGACAACAGGTCTGTGGAAATACACCCGGTAAATGATGGTCTCAACCTGCCCGTGAAAATAAACGAGTATACAACAAGTAGTGTTGTTGGTTCTTTCGGGATGTATATATATAGTATGCCGAAATCGCGGAAAACGGTTTTGGTAATGATCGTGAAATGATTTTAGTTAGTAAAATCAATAAGTTAATATTTTATTTGCGGAATTGATTTTTTCACTTCGTGAAAATGCGGTTTTCTGGTATGATTTTCAATCATCAGAAGCACATCCACCAGCAGAAAATCTTTTGCCGGTGTCTTGTCGTTTCCAGGAAAAAATCATCAATATATTCAAGGAGTTATCAATGGAACTGCCGATCTCTTACGATGAAGCCCTGCAGGAATGGGAACGTTTCGAAAAATATCTCGTCCAGGCCCGTTATTCTGTCCGGGACCCTAAAACCGGCGGACCGTTGGAGGATGACTTTTCCCAGGTGATGATCCGGGTCAGTGGTCAATTCGCCCATCCTGATGTTGGTAAAGCCTTGTCGATGGGGCGGATCATTACCGCAACTCCGTTTCTGATGAACGGCGGAAACCAGTATACTGCCAGGAAAGGATACTATTCATGTTACCCCCTCGGAGACGTTGCTGATTCGACCGATGCGATTTTTGACATGGAAAGAGACCTGGTTACCATTTTTCAGCATGCCGGTGGTGGCGGCATTGATGTCAGCAACCTGAGGCCCCGCGGCACGATCGTCGATAACGGCCAGGGAACGGCTTCCGGGCCGGTTTCTTTTGCCAAGGGGTTTTCTCATCTCTCGGCGCGGATCAGCCAGGGCGGGAAACGCCGCGGGGCTTTGATGATCCAGGCGGACTGGGATATCAAGGATATCAAAGACTTCATCAGCTTCAAAGGCGATAATCCAGGAAAATATACCGGCTGTAATGTTTCCGTGAACGTGACCGATGATAAATTCTGGGAAAATGAGGAACTCCTGCAGACCATTGCCGAGTACATCTGGAAGTCGGGCGATCCGGGGCTGCTGTTCACCAAGAAAAGTATGGAGAACACACCGGTTCCGGCCATTCACAATCCGGTATTCTCCAATCCGTGTGGAGAATATCTGTCAACCAAGGATACGGCCTGCAACCTTCTTACCGTCAGTCTGCCGAAATGCCTTGCTAAAACGATGGACGAGTACCTGGAAAAGGTTTTTGATTCGGCGAGAATTGCGGCGATTGCCGGGAACGAGATTCTTGATATGGGCGGCTTCCCTCCGATCAAGAGGATCGAGAAGAACACGCTTAAATTCCGTCCGATCGGGATTGGTTTTACCGGTCTGCATCATTCGATGAACCACTTTGATGTCTCCTATGCCGATGAGCATGAGGCGCCGCTTTTTGCCAAGGCGACCCAGCTCGCCCTGATGCTCGGTTCCATGCAGGGAAGTCTTGAATATGCAGATTTCAGCAAGGAACAGGGCCGGATTTTAAAACCGCAGAAATGGAACGAAAAATACGTTGAGAAGATCGAGAATGAAGCGCTGGCCTTTATAAAAACCGAGATTGGCGCGCGGGATGCGTGGCTTGCCAGAACCGAGACAATTTTTGCCACTCTGAGGAAACTGGGCGGGTTGTATAACTCCGTCACCACCTCACAGGCGCCTACCGGATCGATTTCCCAGTTGATGCGGGTCGCCTGTACCGGGGTGGAACCCTATTTTTCCATGATTCAGACCCGCAAGGTCAAGGATATCGATGAGTCCTGGAAAGAATTTACGCTGGTGCCGCTTGAATTCTATTCATACACTGAAGACAAACTCGATTGGGTCAAGAGCCAGACCGCCCATGAGATTGATCCCTATCAGCAGATCCGGATCCTTGAGGCGTGTCAGGCATTCAACCATACGGCCGTCTCGAAAACGATCAATCTGCCGGCCGATACGACAGTTGCCGACA
This genomic window from Pseudomonadota bacterium contains:
- a CDS encoding PAS domain S-box protein — encoded protein: MADLLRIISAVESSEPPAHDGEISCCSATDDPVSKENLARNELFKFARQRLPRVLGTVDADSPSPELHCRLTSSDKRIVQKFWQDSIALPNILSCCNLIKEHFIKIVFDSGKDPVTVRSAILATEGFFAGLVDGVVREWLRHQNQWYHRERQESRRFILREKKRYATVFYRMSEPAFVVDEKLRFIDVNPAFTSFFGLKPRAVLGSTCGSIIGGKFCDDCPLEEMIQTGGSFSNFEIEITVPVQGGKDSETRTVRLGGSSLGVIEDGGRGGIVILEDITSYKRFEAALRESEEKYRSLIENLPDVTWRADRAGRLIFASPNLEKICHTAMHRLLGRDRFERVHEDDIEQVREAYELLFASGARYDIKYRFRGDDDAWIWLHDRADKVIEVEGEQVADGLLWDVSELQSIEEELDDYRCWLEDFVDERTEELLEANERLKVEISERKQIEMELVRMTASLKRSNAELEQFAHVASHDLKEPLMLVTAFAEKLLHRYSLALDERGNEYLKRIVKAARQSRELVDALLEMSRVTTSTRVFESLDMDELVRDVVADLEEMIRDADARISIEIHHRLDGDPVQIRQLFQNMIVNAIKYRREDVPLSVCIKSRTVEKGVCEITVDDNGIGFDPGDQNRIFDPFVRLHGKGKYEGSGVGLTTCKKIVHRHGGDIFAKTNDKGGALFVIRLPMPRQD